One genomic region from Aquificaceae bacterium encodes:
- a CDS encoding 5'-nucleotidase C-terminal domain-containing protein: MFTAGAIASGLLSTKAFAQVEGELSPGEEIRLVQEFNRMLAEGINPGEIWYEVSNPEDKGAKELVKKWYEPYEKEFNTVIGTANTLLYKRDTVFSTWDRLIGEALADYYHGVDAVMSLDVGTSPGFRWGTTVLPGQKITVEHVYDVLGMTYPQVFIMKRKGRELLALWEDVADNVFNPNPLYQQGGDMSRIYGVEYELKINARQGERIRNVKIKGKPIEMDKEYVVAVYGGPPPMGVEPEKKNIRDIVIDYIRKKKNIEIDRKPNVKVLDHPYNTDCYWR, translated from the coding sequence GTGTTTACCGCCGGTGCTATCGCCAGTGGGCTTTTGTCTACAAAGGCTTTTGCTCAGGTTGAAGGAGAGCTTTCTCCAGGAGAAGAAATTAGGCTCGTCCAAGAGTTCAATAGGATGCTTGCAGAAGGTATAAACCCCGGTGAGATATGGTATGAGGTGAGCAACCCAGAAGATAAGGGTGCTAAGGAATTAGTGAAAAAATGGTATGAGCCTTATGAGAAGGAATTCAACACGGTCATAGGCACGGCTAATACCTTGCTCTATAAGAGGGATACTGTCTTTAGCACGTGGGACAGGCTCATAGGCGAAGCTCTTGCGGACTACTATCATGGCGTGGATGCGGTTATGTCTTTGGATGTGGGTACATCTCCGGGCTTTAGATGGGGAACTACTGTCCTCCCAGGTCAGAAGATAACTGTGGAGCATGTTTACGACGTGCTTGGTATGACATACCCTCAGGTCTTCATTATGAAGAGAAAGGGAAGAGAGCTTCTTGCTTTGTGGGAAGATGTGGCGGACAATGTGTTTAACCCTAACCCTCTCTATCAGCAAGGTGGAGACATGTCAAGGATATATGGCGTGGAGTATGAGCTAAAAATAAACGCAAGGCAAGGCGAAAGGATAAGGAACGTAAAGATAAAGGGTAAGCCTATAGAAATGGACAAGGAATATGTGGTTGCGGTTTACGGAGGACCACCTCCAATGGGAGTTGAGCCTGAAAAGAAGAACATAAGGGACATAGTAATAGACTACATAAGGAAAAAGAAAAACATTGAAATAGACAGAAAACCCAACGTGAAAGTGCTTGACCATCCATACAACACAGACTGCTACTGGAGGTAA
- the soxZ gene encoding thiosulfate oxidation carrier complex protein SoxZ — protein MAVGTGILRVPRKAKKGEIVRVQMVITHPMTPPRRDPQTGQEVPGHYLTKLELFFNDKLVSTVNMGAGVSANPFMAFTLRVEDSGVVKIVYEDNQGGKWERTAEIKVS, from the coding sequence ATGGCAGTAGGGACTGGCATACTGCGTGTGCCAAGAAAAGCAAAGAAGGGAGAGATTGTAAGAGTGCAGATGGTGATAACCCATCCTATGACACCACCGAGGAGAGACCCACAGACAGGGCAGGAAGTGCCTGGCCATTACCTCACAAAGCTTGAGCTTTTCTTTAACGATAAGCTTGTAAGCACTGTAAACATGGGTGCGGGTGTGTCTGCCAATCCCTTTATGGCTTTTACTCTAAGGGTAGAGGACAGTGGTGTTGTGAAGATAGTCTATGAGGACAACCAGGGTGGAAAGTGGGAGAGAACTGCGGAGATAAAGGTTTCTTAA
- the soxY gene encoding thiosulfate oxidation carrier protein SoxY, producing the protein MDRRRFLALSTAVVVGLTFAPALQPAFGATKLEEEIQKRLGVQLSQIREVEDIKLTAPTIAESGANVPITVESTIPVDRVERLWIFVDKNPVPWIADVSFTPMNGQVFFSTRIKMGETSNVRAILKLKDGSYVMATREVKVTAGGC; encoded by the coding sequence ATGGATAGGAGAAGATTTCTTGCACTGTCCACAGCAGTAGTTGTAGGTTTAACCTTTGCCCCAGCACTTCAGCCAGCCTTTGGTGCCACAAAGCTTGAAGAAGAAATTCAAAAAAGGCTCGGAGTCCAGCTATCTCAAATCAGAGAAGTGGAAGATATCAAGCTCACAGCTCCTACCATAGCAGAATCTGGTGCCAATGTGCCAATCACTGTGGAGTCTACCATACCCGTGGACAGAGTGGAAAGGCTCTGGATATTTGTTGACAAAAACCCTGTGCCTTGGATAGCGGATGTGTCCTTTACTCCCATGAACGGTCAGGTCTTTTTCTCCACAAGGATAAAGATGGGAGAAACCTCCAATGTGAGGGCAATTCTTAAGCTCAAGGACGGTTCTTATGTGATGGCAACAAGGGAGGTCAAAGTTACCGCTGGTGGATGCTGA
- a CDS encoding thioredoxin fold domain-containing protein: MWKVLIGTVLIFSVSFAKWFNKASEGLEYALRENKPVAFYFYSNYCPYCTQMEEFVLNQEYVQKKLENFVVINLNISSDDGSRWARRLGVPGVPTLVFYDPKQERVLGVLFGSRPKGEVLNTIQRICTMQNIKSC; encoded by the coding sequence ATGTGGAAGGTATTAATAGGTACAGTTTTGATATTTTCGGTAAGTTTTGCAAAGTGGTTTAACAAAGCCTCAGAAGGCTTAGAATACGCTCTGCGAGAAAACAAGCCTGTTGCCTTCTACTTTTATAGCAACTACTGTCCCTATTGTACCCAGATGGAGGAGTTTGTCCTTAATCAAGAGTATGTTCAAAAAAAGTTGGAGAATTTCGTAGTGATAAACCTAAACATATCCTCTGACGATGGAAGCAGATGGGCAAGGAGGTTAGGTGTTCCTGGTGTTCCTACCTTGGTCTTTTATGACCCAAAGCAGGAAAGGGTGCTTGGTGTCCTCTTTGGAAGCAGACCAAAGGGAGAAGTTCTAAATACCATTCAGAGAATTTGCACAATGCAAAACATTAAGTCATGTTAA
- the lepA gene encoding translation elongation factor 4 — translation MERVRNFSIIAHVDHGKSTLADRLLEYTGSVSRRELKEQMLDTLEIERERGITIKLQAVRMFYKARDGETYTLHLIDTPGHVDFSYEVSRALAACEGALLLVDATQGIEAQTVANFWKAVEQDLTIIPVINKIDLPAADPERVKRQIEEILGLPSEDVILASAKEGIGIEEILEAIVKRIPPPKGDPNKPLKALIFDSYYDQYRGAVAFVRVFDGEVKPGMKIRLFSTGKEFEVTEVGAQTPKMTKFEKLSAGDVGYLAASIKDVRDIRVGDTITDAKNPTPEPVPGFRPAKPMVYAGIYPSEGYTYEELRDALEKYAINDAAIQFEPETSPALGLGFRVGFLGLLHMEIVQERLEREYGVSIVTTAPSVVYRVRFKNGQVKEIRNPSELPENWGIIQAIEEPFVLLTIITPKDYVGSIMNLCQEKRGIQKKFIYLDPNTVMLEYEMPLSEVIMDFHDKIKGVSRGYASYDYEFIGFREEDLVRLNIFINNDPVDALSFIVHRDKAYRRARQLVEKLKEVIPRQLFEVKVQAGIGTRIIASERIPPLRANVTAKCYGGDVTRKKKLLEKQKEGKKRLKQFGKVELPQEAFLTVLKID, via the coding sequence ATGGAACGGGTGAGAAACTTCTCCATAATAGCACATGTGGACCATGGAAAGTCCACTCTTGCGGACAGGCTTTTGGAATACACTGGTTCTGTCTCAAGAAGGGAGTTAAAGGAGCAGATGCTTGATACCCTTGAGATTGAGAGAGAAAGAGGCATAACCATAAAACTTCAAGCGGTAAGAATGTTTTATAAGGCAAGGGACGGAGAAACCTATACCTTACATCTTATAGATACCCCTGGGCATGTGGACTTTTCTTATGAGGTTTCAAGAGCTCTCGCTGCTTGTGAGGGAGCTTTGCTTCTTGTTGACGCAACTCAAGGCATAGAAGCTCAAACAGTTGCAAACTTTTGGAAGGCAGTAGAACAAGACCTTACCATAATTCCCGTTATAAACAAGATAGACCTACCTGCTGCAGACCCAGAAAGGGTAAAAAGGCAGATAGAAGAAATACTGGGGCTACCCTCCGAGGATGTTATATTAGCCTCTGCTAAAGAGGGTATCGGCATTGAGGAGATATTAGAAGCTATCGTAAAGAGAATCCCACCACCAAAGGGAGACCCAAACAAACCTCTAAAGGCACTAATTTTTGACTCCTATTATGACCAGTATCGCGGTGCGGTTGCCTTTGTAAGGGTCTTTGATGGTGAGGTAAAACCGGGCATGAAGATAAGGCTTTTCTCCACTGGTAAAGAGTTTGAAGTCACAGAGGTAGGAGCACAAACTCCAAAGATGACCAAGTTTGAAAAACTCTCCGCTGGCGATGTGGGATATCTCGCTGCCTCTATAAAGGATGTAAGAGATATACGGGTCGGTGATACCATAACCGATGCTAAAAACCCAACACCTGAACCTGTTCCCGGCTTTAGACCAGCCAAACCCATGGTCTATGCAGGTATATACCCCTCCGAAGGCTATACTTACGAAGAGCTAAGGGATGCACTTGAGAAGTATGCCATAAACGACGCAGCTATACAGTTTGAGCCAGAGACCTCTCCAGCTCTTGGTTTAGGTTTTAGAGTAGGCTTTTTGGGATTGCTACATATGGAGATAGTGCAAGAAAGACTTGAAAGGGAATACGGTGTTAGCATTGTCACCACCGCACCAAGTGTAGTCTATAGGGTAAGATTTAAAAACGGTCAGGTAAAAGAAATAAGAAACCCATCAGAGCTTCCAGAAAACTGGGGCATTATTCAAGCCATTGAAGAACCCTTTGTGCTTCTTACTATAATAACACCCAAAGACTATGTGGGAAGCATTATGAACCTTTGTCAAGAAAAGAGGGGCATTCAAAAGAAGTTTATCTACCTTGACCCAAACACTGTAATGCTTGAGTATGAGATGCCTTTGAGTGAAGTGATAATGGACTTTCATGACAAGATAAAGGGTGTTTCAAGGGGCTACGCCTCATACGACTATGAGTTTATCGGCTTTAGAGAAGAAGACCTTGTAAGGTTAAACATCTTTATAAACAATGACCCAGTGGATGCCTTATCCTTCATAGTCCACAGGGACAAGGCTTATAGAAGAGCACGTCAACTTGTGGAAAAACTAAAGGAAGTCATCCCCAGACAGCTCTTTGAGGTAAAGGTTCAAGCAGGTATAGGCACAAGGATAATAGCGTCAGAGAGGATACCTCCTCTAAGGGCAAACGTGACTGCCAAATGCTACGGTGGAGACGTAACAAGAAAGAAGAAACTTCTTGAAAAGCAAAAGGAAGGGAAAAAACGGCTAAAGCAGTTTGGTAAAGTGGAGCTTCCTCAAGAAGCCTTTCTCACCGTCCTGAAGATTGATTAA